One stretch of Serinicoccus hydrothermalis DNA includes these proteins:
- a CDS encoding beta-propeller domain-containing protein, protein MTPSSGRRTTLLAPLLAVPLALAACSPADIVSPPAAGAAELTDFGSCEELLGYFQDHALEQVGPWGLGGARGWLATEDSADMAASDSAAGSAESAASPGSPQEGTDFSGTNNQEEGVEEPDIIQTDGEIVVTSRNGELVVVDVASRATVGSLRLPGRDAGSEPELLLDRDNDRVLVLTREWTGGVSPLPSTDGLSTFPAFETVRTVVTLVDISDPSAPRAGGTLRLEGDYRSTRMHDGTARMVMVTPPPGLALVQPRNGSLVAEDEAEQANREIISATTLDDWLPHLQTIQGTRSAGTELAVPCEDIARPPEFSGLSTMSVLTFDLDDAQLDVTSSTGVVAAGSTVYASTDRLVVATGAWEAWAAADGPDSSIMPRGGGAQSTSLHTFDLTEAGSTDYLASGSVDGRLLNQFSLDEQDGVIRVATTTDRQGSTPSSSSLVVLAEEGDRLVEQGRVDGLGETEQIYSVRYLSADTAAVVTFRQTDPLYLVDTSDPTAPEVTGELKIPGYSAYLHPVGEDLLLGVGQDATDEGRTTGLQVSLFDISDPAAPTQVAMETWADHYSDVEYDHRAFRYWPQTGQLFLPANAWTEDSEWTGVVSARVEGTSLSQGPRLQLGGSSASGWDHARRTLVIGDQLWVLGDSSLHITDLTTLEEQGTVDL, encoded by the coding sequence ATGACACCGTCGTCCGGCCGCCGCACCACCCTTCTCGCCCCGCTCCTCGCCGTGCCGCTCGCCCTGGCGGCGTGCAGCCCGGCCGACATCGTCTCCCCGCCCGCCGCCGGCGCGGCCGAGCTCACCGACTTCGGGTCCTGCGAGGAGCTGCTCGGGTACTTCCAGGACCACGCGCTGGAGCAGGTCGGTCCCTGGGGCCTCGGTGGCGCACGGGGCTGGCTCGCGACCGAGGACTCCGCCGACATGGCCGCGTCGGACTCGGCAGCCGGCTCGGCGGAGAGCGCCGCCTCCCCCGGGTCGCCCCAGGAGGGCACCGACTTCTCCGGCACCAACAACCAGGAGGAGGGGGTCGAGGAGCCGGACATCATCCAGACCGACGGGGAGATCGTCGTCACCTCGCGCAACGGGGAGCTGGTGGTGGTCGACGTGGCGAGCAGGGCGACGGTCGGGAGCCTGCGGCTGCCCGGGCGTGACGCCGGCTCGGAGCCCGAGCTGCTGCTCGACCGGGACAACGACCGCGTCCTGGTGCTCACCCGCGAGTGGACCGGTGGCGTCTCCCCGCTCCCCTCGACGGACGGGCTCTCGACCTTTCCCGCCTTCGAGACGGTCCGGACCGTCGTGACCCTCGTCGACATCTCCGACCCGAGCGCCCCGCGGGCCGGCGGCACGCTGCGGCTGGAGGGCGACTACCGCTCCACGCGGATGCACGACGGCACGGCGCGCATGGTCATGGTCACCCCTCCCCCGGGGCTCGCCCTCGTCCAGCCCCGCAACGGCAGCCTGGTCGCCGAGGACGAGGCGGAGCAGGCCAACCGCGAGATCATCTCCGCCACCACCCTGGACGACTGGCTCCCGCACCTGCAGACCATCCAGGGCACCCGCTCCGCGGGCACCGAGCTCGCCGTCCCCTGCGAGGACATCGCCCGGCCGCCGGAGTTCTCCGGTCTGTCCACCATGTCGGTGCTGACCTTCGACCTCGACGACGCCCAGCTCGACGTCACGTCGTCGACCGGCGTCGTCGCCGCCGGCTCGACCGTGTATGCCTCGACAGACCGGCTCGTCGTGGCCACCGGGGCCTGGGAGGCGTGGGCCGCCGCCGACGGGCCCGACTCCTCGATCATGCCGCGTGGCGGCGGGGCGCAGAGCACGTCCCTGCACACCTTCGACCTCACCGAGGCAGGCTCCACCGACTACCTCGCGTCCGGCTCGGTCGACGGCCGGCTCCTCAACCAGTTCAGCCTGGACGAGCAGGACGGGGTGATCCGGGTCGCCACCACCACGGACCGCCAGGGCAGCACCCCCTCCAGCAGCTCCCTCGTCGTGCTCGCCGAGGAGGGAGACCGGCTGGTGGAGCAGGGTCGCGTCGACGGGCTCGGCGAGACCGAGCAGATCTACTCCGTCCGCTACCTCTCCGCCGACACCGCGGCCGTGGTGACCTTCCGTCAGACCGACCCGCTCTACCTCGTCGACACCTCCGACCCCACCGCGCCCGAGGTCACCGGCGAGCTGAAGATCCCCGGCTACTCGGCATACCTCCACCCGGTCGGTGAGGATCTGCTGCTCGGTGTCGGGCAGGACGCCACCGACGAGGGGCGGACCACGGGGCTGCAGGTCTCGCTCTTCGACATCTCCGACCCGGCCGCACCGACCCAGGTGGCCATGGAGACCTGGGCCGACCACTACTCCGACGTCGAGTACGACCACCGGGCGTTCCGCTACTGGCCGCAGACCGGGCAGCTCTTCCTGCCGGCGAACGCCTGGACCGAGGACTCGGAGTGGACCGGGGTCGTCTCGGCACGGGTCGAGGGCACCTCGCTCAGCCAGGGCCCGCGGCTCCAGCTCGGCGGCAGCTCGGCCTCCGGCTGGGACCACGCCCGCCGCACCCTGGTCATCGGCGACCAGCTCTGGGTGCTCGGCGACAGCTCGCTGCACATCACCGACCTCACCACGCTGGAGGAGCAGGGCACCGTCGACCTCTGA
- a CDS encoding sodium:solute symporter family protein — translation MSTIQAWTLVFVILTFSFYIWIAYRSRVSDTAGFYVAGGGIPAPANGAAVAADWMSAASFISMAGLIAFSQNGYAGSVYLMGWTGGYVLLALLLAPYLRKFGKYTVPDFVGDRYNETARLVSVVCALVVSFVYVAGQMSGVGVVFQRFLGVDRTWGVVIGMAIVFLYAVLGGMKGITWTQVAQYAVLIVAYLIPAVAISLQLAGNPFPPIAFGSILDELDGLQQDLGLAAYTEAFTQTSMLNMILITAALMFGTAGLPHVIVRFYTAKSVRAARYSALWALFFISLLYTTAPAVGAFSKYNVLTQIPGSGIDDTPQWFNTWRDVGLITTEDLNGNGIIDVAGAIGEGTELAINNDIVVLAAPEIAGLPAPIVGLVAAGGLAAALSTASGLLLVISSSVANDLYFKKVNPRATDAQQLRVGRIAMAAAILVAGYLGINPPGFVAEVVALAFGLAAASFFPILVLGIFWKRATAAAAASGMAVGLSVTLLYQLWTLPTFLGNEPIWDIPATGIGTIGMILNFITVIIVSQFTAEPSELMQQVVEDVRYPGRSELVAAHAEGHMEEYAQEHDGHTDQDGHGGDSRG, via the coding sequence GTGAGCACCATCCAGGCCTGGACGCTCGTCTTCGTCATCCTCACGTTCAGCTTCTACATCTGGATCGCCTACCGCAGCCGCGTCTCGGACACCGCCGGCTTCTACGTCGCCGGCGGCGGCATCCCGGCCCCCGCGAACGGCGCCGCGGTCGCCGCCGACTGGATGAGCGCGGCATCCTTCATCTCGATGGCCGGGCTCATCGCCTTCAGCCAGAACGGGTATGCCGGCTCGGTCTACCTCATGGGCTGGACCGGCGGCTACGTGCTGCTCGCGCTGCTGCTGGCGCCCTACCTGCGCAAGTTCGGCAAGTACACCGTCCCCGACTTCGTCGGTGACCGCTACAACGAGACGGCGCGCCTGGTCTCCGTGGTCTGCGCGCTGGTCGTCTCCTTCGTCTACGTCGCCGGGCAGATGTCCGGTGTCGGCGTCGTCTTCCAGCGGTTCCTCGGCGTCGACCGGACCTGGGGCGTCGTCATCGGCATGGCGATCGTCTTCCTGTATGCCGTCCTCGGCGGCATGAAGGGCATCACCTGGACCCAGGTGGCGCAGTACGCCGTGCTCATCGTCGCCTACCTCATCCCCGCGGTGGCGATCTCCCTGCAGCTGGCCGGCAACCCCTTCCCGCCGATCGCCTTCGGCTCCATCCTGGACGAGCTGGACGGGCTGCAGCAGGACCTCGGGCTCGCGGCATACACCGAGGCCTTCACGCAGACCTCGATGCTCAACATGATCCTCATCACGGCCGCGCTGATGTTCGGCACGGCCGGGCTGCCGCACGTCATCGTCCGCTTCTACACCGCCAAGTCGGTGCGGGCGGCGCGCTACTCCGCGCTGTGGGCGCTGTTCTTCATCTCGCTGCTCTACACCACCGCCCCCGCGGTGGGTGCGTTCAGCAAGTACAACGTGCTCACCCAGATCCCCGGGTCGGGCATCGACGACACCCCGCAGTGGTTCAACACCTGGCGCGACGTCGGCCTCATCACCACCGAGGACCTCAACGGCAACGGCATCATCGACGTCGCCGGGGCGATCGGAGAGGGCACCGAGCTCGCGATCAACAACGACATCGTGGTGCTCGCCGCCCCGGAGATCGCGGGCCTCCCGGCCCCGATCGTCGGCCTCGTCGCGGCCGGTGGTCTGGCGGCGGCGCTGTCGACCGCCTCCGGTCTGCTGCTGGTCATCTCCAGCTCGGTCGCGAACGACCTCTACTTCAAGAAGGTCAACCCGCGGGCCACCGACGCCCAGCAGCTGCGGGTCGGGCGGATCGCCATGGCGGCGGCCATCCTCGTCGCCGGCTACCTCGGCATCAACCCGCCCGGGTTCGTCGCCGAGGTCGTGGCGCTCGCCTTCGGTCTGGCAGCGGCGTCCTTCTTCCCGATCCTCGTGCTGGGGATCTTCTGGAAGAGGGCCACCGCGGCGGCGGCCGCCTCGGGTATGGCGGTGGGCCTGAGCGTCACGCTGCTCTACCAGCTGTGGACGTTGCCGACCTTCCTCGGCAACGAGCCGATCTGGGACATCCCGGCCACGGGCATCGGGACGATCGGGATGATCCTCAACTTCATCACCGTCATCATCGTCTCGCAGTTCACGGCCGAGCCCAGCGAGCTCATGCAGCAGGTGGTGGAGGACGTGCGCTACCCCGGCCGCTCCGAGCTCGTCGCGGCGCACGCCGAGGGCCACATGGAGGAGTACGCCCAGGAGCACGACGGGCATACCGACCAGGACGGGCACGGCGGAGACAGCCGCGGCTGA
- a CDS encoding DUF4212 domain-containing protein produces the protein MLDVDQRREYWRRNVRLMSVLLVIWALVSFGAGILFVDVLNNVSIFGIPLGFWFAQQGSIIVFVLLIAFYVWRMDKLDAEFGITEYEQEVHHQ, from the coding sequence ATGCTTGACGTCGACCAACGGCGTGAGTACTGGCGGCGCAACGTCCGCCTGATGTCGGTCCTGCTGGTGATCTGGGCCCTGGTGTCCTTCGGCGCCGGGATCCTCTTCGTCGATGTCCTCAACAACGTGTCGATCTTCGGCATACCGCTGGGCTTCTGGTTCGCCCAGCAGGGCTCGATCATCGTCTTCGTCCTGCTCATCGCCTTCTACGTGTGGCGGATGGACAAGCTGGACGCCGAGTTCGGCATCACCGAGTACGAGCAGGAGGTGCATCACCAGTGA
- a CDS encoding PspC domain-containing protein: protein MNENPGSAPASDLPPILPQPVPQQQRSGSLDGLYAALRRLPTRRTDQAVLGGVCATIADRLGVAPVAVRAAAVLAALLGGVGVGLYLIAWTVLPDGTGRTHVEQGLRHGRGRSLVVLALGGFALLGVLGGGLSFLAAILPELLGLAVLAAVGYWAWGRLSARREEATG from the coding sequence ATGAACGAGAACCCCGGCTCCGCCCCCGCCTCCGACCTCCCCCCGATCCTGCCGCAGCCCGTGCCGCAGCAGCAGCGCTCCGGCTCGCTCGACGGCCTGTATGCCGCCCTGCGCCGCCTCCCCACCCGCCGCACCGACCAGGCCGTCCTCGGCGGCGTGTGCGCGACCATCGCCGACCGGCTCGGCGTCGCCCCCGTCGCCGTCCGTGCCGCCGCGGTGCTGGCCGCCCTGCTCGGCGGCGTGGGCGTCGGGCTCTACCTCATCGCGTGGACCGTCCTGCCCGACGGCACCGGTCGCACGCACGTCGAGCAGGGTCTGCGGCACGGCCGCGGCCGCTCGCTCGTCGTCCTGGCCCTCGGCGGGTTCGCCCTGCTCGGCGTGCTCGGCGGCGGCCTGTCCTTCCTCGCGGCGATCCTGCCCGAGCTCCTCGGCCTGGCCGTCCTGGCCGCCGTGGGCTACTGGGCGTGGGGCCGGCTCTCCGCCCGGCGCGAGGAGGCCACCGGCTGA
- the murJ gene encoding murein biosynthesis integral membrane protein MurJ, whose amino-acid sequence MVTRPSIGRAALLVAGLTGVSTLLGFVRDAVIAAVYGAGPQLDAYFVALGLANIVLGLLGTSLTRASTPVLAREADGEEVCPGHRTFDVVLTRAVVGIGALSVALGIAAAPVSRLLAPGLTGEAADVLVLLTRIVLVTTVVVAATDLLVAQAQAHGIFRWGALQGVPFNLVMIAAAGLLGPHLGIVALAVGFLVGSLARLALQLVPVLRHRWPVRARLRGDSPGVREITAMLPPLVLGQALLNVNTLVDRAVASTVGEGAVSAVFLGWRLVNLPETLVVAALVAPLYPAMAAAAAQADGRARVRRLVHRGLAVSLTLLGPVAVVLLVAPEQVVALAFGRGEFDADAVRLTAVAVLWFVPGLLALACRQVLVSACYTVGDTRGPVAIGTLAMVVNVVGDLALAPVLGVAGIVIATSASLLVAAVLTGWLAAYRHHLVPVRASGLLLGRAALALLAATLVARLAVGAVHTEQVWWVAALGLVTGALVYQLALAVMRAPERFVVLEVVQQLRRR is encoded by the coding sequence GTGGTGACCCGACCGAGCATCGGTCGCGCCGCGCTGCTCGTCGCCGGCCTCACCGGCGTCTCCACGCTGCTCGGCTTCGTCCGCGACGCCGTCATCGCGGCGGTCTACGGCGCCGGGCCGCAGCTCGACGCCTACTTCGTGGCGCTGGGCCTGGCCAACATCGTGCTGGGCCTGCTCGGCACCTCGCTCACCCGGGCGAGCACGCCGGTGCTCGCGCGGGAGGCGGACGGCGAGGAGGTATGCCCGGGCCACCGCACCTTCGACGTCGTCCTCACCCGTGCGGTCGTCGGCATCGGCGCCCTGAGCGTCGCCCTGGGGATCGCCGCGGCCCCCGTCTCCCGGCTGCTGGCGCCCGGCCTCACCGGCGAGGCGGCGGACGTGCTGGTGCTGCTGACCCGCATCGTGCTGGTCACCACGGTCGTCGTCGCGGCCACCGACCTGCTCGTGGCGCAGGCGCAGGCGCACGGGATCTTCCGGTGGGGGGCGCTCCAGGGGGTGCCCTTCAACCTCGTGATGATCGCCGCGGCCGGCCTGCTCGGCCCGCACCTCGGGATCGTCGCCCTCGCGGTCGGCTTCCTCGTGGGCTCGCTGGCCCGGCTCGCCCTGCAGCTCGTGCCCGTGCTCCGGCACCGCTGGCCGGTGCGGGCGCGGCTCCGCGGCGACTCCCCCGGGGTGCGCGAGATCACCGCGATGCTCCCGCCCCTGGTCCTCGGGCAGGCGCTGCTCAACGTCAACACCCTGGTGGACCGCGCCGTGGCCTCCACCGTCGGCGAGGGGGCGGTCTCGGCGGTCTTCCTCGGCTGGCGGCTGGTCAACCTGCCCGAGACCCTCGTCGTGGCCGCGCTGGTCGCCCCCCTCTACCCCGCCATGGCCGCGGCCGCCGCGCAGGCCGACGGGCGCGCCCGGGTCCGCCGCCTCGTGCACCGCGGGCTGGCCGTCTCGCTCACCCTCCTCGGGCCGGTGGCCGTGGTGCTGCTCGTCGCGCCGGAGCAGGTGGTGGCCCTCGCCTTCGGCCGGGGCGAGTTCGACGCCGACGCGGTCCGGCTCACCGCGGTGGCCGTGCTCTGGTTCGTCCCCGGGCTGCTCGCCCTCGCCTGCCGCCAGGTCCTCGTCAGCGCCTGCTACACGGTGGGCGATACCCGCGGACCGGTGGCCATCGGCACCCTCGCGATGGTCGTCAACGTCGTGGGCGACCTCGCACTGGCGCCGGTCCTCGGGGTGGCCGGCATCGTCATCGCCACCTCGGCCTCGCTGCTCGTGGCGGCCGTCCTCACCGGGTGGCTGGCGGCATACCGGCACCACCTCGTGCCGGTGCGGGCGAGCGGCCTGCTGCTAGGCCGCGCCGCTCTGGCGCTGCTCGCCGCGACCCTCGTGGCCCGGCTGGCGGTCGGCGCCGTACACACCGAACAGGTCTGGTGGGTCGCCGCGCTGGGCCTCGTGACCGGGGCGCTCGTCTACCAGCTCGCCCTGGCCGTGATGCGCGCCCCGGAGCGCTTCGTGGTGCTCGAGGTCGTCCAGCAGCTGCGGCGCCGCTGA
- the lpdA gene encoding dihydrolipoyl dehydrogenase, which produces MADHYDVVVLGAGPGGYVAAIRASQLGKKVAVVEKKYWGGVCLNVGCIPSKALLKNAALAHTLNHEKDLYGIEGDATMSYAPAHQRSRKVSSGIVKGVHFLMKKNKITEVDGWGTLTSATSMDVKDDDGNTTQLTFDDLILATGSVTKMLPGVEVSKNVVTYEEQILDEELPGSIVIAGSGAIGVEFAYVMANYGVDVTIVEFLDRIVPLEEPEISKALAKEYKKLGVKIMTSTKVENVEDTGDGVKVTVTPADGGDSQTLEADKLLSAIGFAPRVEGFGLETTGVELTERGAIAVDDYLRTNVDHVYAIGDVTAKLMLAHTAESQGIIAAETLAGAETMPLDYTFIPRATYCHPQIASMGMTEQAAKDAGHDVKTAQFPFSANGKAMGQGESVGFVKVVADSKYNEILGAHLIGPDVTELLPVLNLAQTWDLTADEMSRVVFAHPTLGEAVKEAVHGIAGHMINL; this is translated from the coding sequence ATGGCCGATCACTATGACGTTGTTGTCCTGGGCGCCGGCCCCGGCGGGTATGTCGCGGCGATCCGCGCGTCCCAGCTGGGCAAGAAGGTCGCCGTCGTCGAGAAGAAGTACTGGGGCGGGGTCTGCCTCAACGTCGGGTGCATCCCGAGCAAGGCGCTGCTGAAGAACGCCGCGCTCGCGCACACCCTCAACCACGAGAAGGACCTCTACGGCATCGAGGGCGACGCCACGATGTCCTACGCCCCCGCCCACCAGCGCAGCCGCAAGGTCAGCTCGGGCATCGTCAAGGGCGTCCACTTCCTCATGAAGAAGAACAAGATCACCGAGGTCGACGGCTGGGGCACGCTCACCTCGGCGACCTCGATGGACGTCAAGGATGACGACGGCAACACCACCCAGCTCACCTTCGACGACCTCATCCTGGCCACCGGCTCGGTCACCAAGATGCTGCCGGGCGTCGAGGTCAGCAAGAACGTCGTGACCTACGAGGAGCAGATCCTCGACGAGGAGCTGCCCGGCTCGATCGTCATCGCCGGCTCCGGCGCGATCGGCGTCGAGTTCGCCTACGTCATGGCCAACTACGGCGTCGACGTGACCATCGTGGAGTTCCTCGACCGGATCGTCCCGCTGGAGGAGCCGGAGATCTCCAAGGCGCTGGCCAAGGAGTACAAGAAGCTCGGCGTGAAGATCATGACGAGCACCAAGGTCGAGAACGTCGAGGACACCGGCGACGGCGTCAAGGTCACCGTGACCCCCGCCGACGGCGGCGACTCGCAGACCCTCGAGGCGGACAAGCTGCTCTCGGCCATCGGCTTCGCCCCGCGCGTCGAGGGCTTCGGCCTGGAGACGACGGGCGTCGAGCTCACCGAGCGCGGCGCCATCGCCGTCGACGACTACCTGCGCACCAACGTCGACCACGTGTATGCCATCGGTGACGTCACCGCGAAGCTCATGCTCGCGCACACCGCCGAGTCCCAGGGCATCATCGCCGCGGAGACCCTGGCCGGCGCCGAGACGATGCCGCTGGACTACACCTTCATCCCCCGCGCCACCTACTGCCACCCGCAGATCGCCTCGATGGGCATGACCGAGCAGGCGGCCAAGGACGCCGGGCACGACGTCAAGACGGCGCAGTTCCCCTTCTCGGCGAACGGCAAGGCGATGGGCCAGGGCGAGAGCGTCGGCTTCGTCAAGGTGGTCGCGGACTCGAAGTACAACGAGATCCTCGGCGCGCACCTCATCGGCCCGGACGTCACCGAGCTGCTGCCGGTGCTCAACCTGGCGCAGACGTGGGACCTCACCGCCGACGAGATGTCGCGGGTCGTCTTCGCGCACCCGACGCTGGGTGAGGCCGTCAAGGAGGCCGTGCACGGCATCGCCGGGCACATGATCAACCTCTGA
- a CDS encoding PadR family transcriptional regulator — protein sequence MTSRQNFGGFGNMDDQIFGPNGLLGQVFGQPGGPFGPQGPGPGGRGRRGGPWGPQGFGPQGGPRRARRGDVRNAVLHLLQREPMNGYQLMQEIEQSSGGAWRPSSGAIYPALAQLEDEGLVSQTEVDGRRAYELTEAGRAAAQDLPPQGWAGGEEPDDPWAQDRQDREERRGPRGRGHRHGAHSGHGGRGERERDRRGSSGTLWKALGSVAMATQAVGQSGQDQLNQEAAELLDRTRRDLYRMLAEAEVARDEFEEDSRQGEDPEEIAEGEIVED from the coding sequence ATGACTTCCAGACAGAACTTCGGCGGTTTCGGCAACATGGACGACCAGATCTTCGGCCCGAACGGGCTGCTCGGTCAGGTCTTCGGCCAGCCGGGCGGGCCGTTCGGCCCGCAGGGCCCCGGCCCCGGCGGACGCGGACGGCGCGGTGGACCCTGGGGCCCGCAGGGCTTCGGCCCCCAGGGCGGCCCGCGACGCGCGCGGCGCGGGGACGTCCGCAACGCGGTGCTGCACCTGCTGCAGCGCGAGCCGATGAACGGCTACCAGCTCATGCAGGAGATCGAGCAGAGCTCCGGCGGCGCCTGGCGGCCCAGCTCCGGCGCGATCTACCCCGCGCTGGCCCAGCTCGAGGACGAGGGCCTGGTCTCGCAGACCGAGGTCGACGGTCGTCGCGCCTACGAGCTCACCGAGGCCGGCCGGGCGGCCGCGCAGGACCTCCCCCCGCAGGGCTGGGCCGGCGGCGAGGAGCCCGACGACCCGTGGGCGCAGGACCGGCAGGACCGGGAGGAGCGTCGGGGCCCGCGCGGTCGTGGCCACCGCCACGGCGCGCACAGCGGCCACGGCGGACGGGGCGAGCGCGAGCGGGACCGCCGCGGCAGCTCGGGCACCCTGTGGAAGGCCCTGGGCAGCGTGGCGATGGCCACCCAGGCCGTCGGCCAGTCCGGCCAGGACCAGCTCAACCAGGAGGCGGCCGAGCTGCTCGACCGCACCCGGCGCGACCTCTACCGCATGCTGGCCGAGGCCGAGGTCGCCCGCGACGAGTTCGAGGAGGACTCCCGGCAGGGCGAGGACCCCGAGGAGATCGCCGAGGGCGAGATCGTCGAGGACTGA
- a CDS encoding acetolactate synthase large subunit — protein MTTTHIPDGATAIPPGVTGGTSTGAQQRTGAEALVATLERLGVEHVFGLPGGAVLPLYDALYGAKVRHILVRHEQGAGHAAQGYAAATGKVGVCMATSGPGATNLVTSLADANMDSVPMVAITGNVASSAIGSDAFQEADIRSISMPVTKHSFLVTNPDEIAATLASAFHIASTGRPGPVLVDVTKDALVAAADESLLQLPMPGYRTPSSPAPEEVRDAVELMLTARRPVLYVGGGCVRANAARQVRELAELTGIPVVTTLMARGVFPDSHPQHMGMPGMHGSVSGVATLQKSDLIVSLGARFDDRVTGAKHTFAPDATIVHADIDPAEIGKNFPTAVGLVGDARESIGLMVTEWTRRTAAGATPRHEAWVRRCSSWKQRYPLGYDTPSDGALAPQLVIERLGALSGPDTVFAAGVGQHQMWASQFITYDEPRRWLNSGGLGTMGYAVPAAMGAKVGRPDSTVWAIDGDGCFQMTNQELATCSVEGIPIKVAIINNAALGMVKQWQALFYSERFSHSQLPSMQVPDFATLATAYGCVGLRCDRAEDVDSTIEAAMAVDDQPVVVDFRVSQDAMVWPMVAAGTSNDDIQHARDVRPDFGEDE, from the coding sequence ATGACCACCACCCACATCCCCGACGGCGCCACCGCGATCCCGCCCGGCGTCACCGGCGGCACCTCGACGGGTGCCCAGCAGCGGACCGGCGCCGAGGCGCTGGTGGCCACGCTGGAGCGGCTCGGCGTCGAGCACGTCTTCGGGCTGCCGGGGGGCGCGGTGCTCCCGCTCTACGACGCGCTCTACGGCGCCAAGGTCCGCCACATCCTCGTCCGGCACGAGCAGGGCGCGGGCCACGCCGCCCAGGGGTATGCCGCCGCCACCGGCAAGGTGGGCGTCTGCATGGCGACCTCGGGCCCGGGGGCGACCAACCTCGTCACCTCGCTCGCGGACGCCAACATGGACTCGGTGCCGATGGTCGCGATCACCGGCAACGTCGCCAGCTCGGCCATCGGGTCCGACGCCTTCCAGGAGGCGGACATCCGGTCGATCTCGATGCCGGTGACCAAGCACTCCTTCCTGGTCACGAACCCGGACGAGATCGCGGCCACCCTCGCCTCGGCCTTCCACATCGCCTCCACCGGCCGGCCCGGCCCGGTCCTGGTCGACGTGACCAAGGACGCCCTGGTCGCCGCTGCCGACGAGTCGCTGCTCCAGCTGCCGATGCCGGGCTACCGCACCCCGAGCAGCCCCGCGCCCGAGGAGGTGCGGGACGCCGTCGAGCTCATGCTCACGGCGCGGCGCCCGGTCCTCTACGTCGGCGGCGGCTGCGTGCGGGCCAACGCGGCGCGGCAGGTCCGCGAGCTCGCCGAGCTCACCGGCATACCCGTCGTCACCACGCTCATGGCGCGTGGCGTCTTCCCGGACAGCCACCCGCAGCACATGGGGATGCCCGGCATGCACGGCAGCGTCTCCGGCGTCGCGACGCTGCAGAAGTCGGACCTCATCGTCAGCCTCGGCGCCCGCTTCGACGACCGGGTCACCGGCGCGAAGCACACCTTCGCCCCGGACGCGACGATCGTGCACGCCGACATCGACCCGGCCGAGATCGGCAAGAACTTCCCGACCGCGGTGGGCCTCGTCGGCGACGCCCGGGAGAGCATCGGGCTCATGGTCACCGAGTGGACGCGGCGCACCGCGGCCGGCGCGACGCCCCGCCACGAGGCGTGGGTGCGCCGCTGCTCGTCGTGGAAGCAGCGCTACCCGCTCGGTTACGACACCCCCTCCGACGGTGCCCTGGCCCCGCAGCTCGTCATCGAGCGGCTCGGCGCGCTCTCCGGCCCGGACACGGTCTTCGCCGCCGGGGTCGGGCAGCACCAGATGTGGGCCAGCCAGTTCATCACCTACGACGAGCCGCGGCGTTGGCTCAACTCCGGGGGCCTCGGGACGATGGGGTATGCCGTGCCCGCCGCCATGGGTGCCAAGGTCGGCCGCCCGGACTCGACCGTCTGGGCGATCGACGGGGACGGCTGCTTCCAGATGACCAACCAGGAGCTCGCGACCTGCTCGGTCGAGGGCATACCCATCAAGGTCGCGATCATCAACAACGCCGCGCTCGGGATGGTCAAGCAGTGGCAGGCGCTGTTCTACTCCGAGCGGTTCAGCCACAGCCAGCTGCCCTCGATGCAGGTCCCGGACTTCGCGACGCTCGCGACGGCCTACGGCTGCGTCGGGCTGCGCTGCGACCGCGCCGAGGACGTCGACTCCACCATCGAGGCGGCCATGGCGGTCGACGACCAGCCGGTCGTGGTGGACTTCCGGGTCAGCCAGGACGCCATGGTCTGGCCGATGGTCGCGGCCGGCACGAGCAACGACGACATCCAGCACGCCCGCGACGTGCGACCCGACTTCGGGGAGGACGAATGA
- the ilvN gene encoding acetolactate synthase small subunit, with protein MTLLSDYPPHDADVPTPAPAYQPHTAQHHPTKGTTMSDAARTRHALSVLVENNPGVLARVSVLFARRNFNIDHLVVGPTEDNKVSRMTIVVNVNAEQLHKVTSQLDKLVEVIHIEELEDADAIRSKLWQINDNGPRPVGAMAAAAF; from the coding sequence ATGACCCTGCTGTCCGACTACCCGCCCCACGACGCCGACGTCCCGACGCCGGCCCCCGCATACCAACCGCACACCGCCCAGCACCACCCGACGAAAGGCACCACCATGAGCGACGCTGCTCGTACCCGTCACGCGCTGTCCGTCCTGGTCGAGAACAACCCGGGCGTCCTGGCCCGCGTGTCCGTCCTGTTCGCCCGGCGCAACTTCAACATCGACCACCTCGTCGTGGGGCCGACCGAGGACAACAAGGTGTCCCGGATGACGATCGTGGTCAACGTCAACGCCGAGCAGCTGCACAAGGTGACCAGCCAGCTCGACAAGCTCGTCGAGGTCATCCACATCGAGGAGCTCGAGGACGCCGACGCCATCCGCAGCAAGCTCTGGCAGATCAACGACAACGGTCCGCGCCCGGTCGGCGCGATGGCTGCCGCCGCCTTCTGA